Proteins from a single region of Palaemon carinicauda isolate YSFRI2023 chromosome 1, ASM3689809v2, whole genome shotgun sequence:
- the LOC137641219 gene encoding uncharacterized protein produces the protein MTEFLGIVHDHVVTNENPTPFEGGRPGYEWAASFLSRHNLCLKKGGKIQLARKNVTADPFVIYGYYDLLQRAQERLGISNRPECIWNLDETGFPHDPSKCKTIGSVGKKTIHVVYGANRENTTVLAMCCADGTTLPPVVVFRGKHMQSTWKSTQDIPGTQYAVSENGWMTTPIFEDIFKYFVDETKDRRPLLLILDGHISHTSIATFELAKKENISILKLPPHYSDSEEEDDQQPVMELEDTDDTDAMDEESSVEEHIPADENVPEEELFQIPVLDEC, from the exons ATGACAGAATTTCTGGGTATTGTCCACGATCACGTAGTCACCAATGAGAATCCAACCCCTTTCGAGGGTGGTCGTCCTGGTTACGAATGGGCTGCTTCATTTCTCAGTAGACATAATCTTTGTCTAAAAAAGGGTGGAAAAATTCAGTTAGCTCGGAAAAATGTAACTGctgacccttttgtgatttatggatatTACGACTTGCTTCAGAGAGCACAAGAACGTCTTGGTATAAGTAATAGACCAGAATGTATTTGGAATCTTGATGAGACAGGGTTTCCTCATGACCCATCAAAATGCAAGACCATAGGTTCAGTGGGGAAGAAAACCATACATGTTGTCTATGGAGCAAATCGGGAAAATACCACTGTTCTTGCTATGTGTTGTGCAGATGGTACTACCCTTCCTCCTGTAGTGGTATTTAGAGGAAAACACATGCAAAGTACCTGGAAAAGTACACAAGACATTCCTGGAACACAATATGCTGTTTCCGAAAATGGTTGGATGACAACACCAATCTTCGAGGACATTTTCAAGTATTTCGTAGACGAAACAAAAGACAGGCGTCCTTTACTGTTAATTCTCGATGGCCATATTAGTCATACCTCAATAGCAACTTTTGAATTGGCGAAGAAAGAAAACATATCTATATTAAAACTTCCTCCTCACT ACAGTGACTCAGAAGAGGAGGATGACCAACAACCTGTGATGGAACTAGAGGACACAGATGATACAGATGCTATGGACGAAGAATCTTCAGTAGAAGAGCACATCCCTGCAGATGAAAACGTTCCTGAAGAAGAATTATTCCAAATTCCAGTGTTAGATGAGTGctaa